The Apium graveolens cultivar Ventura chromosome 10, ASM990537v1, whole genome shotgun sequence nucleotide sequence AAACAAAGCCCAACATAGTAGTGATAATGGGTGCAACTGGGTCTGGAAAATCAAGACTTGCCATTGATCTTTCTACTCACTTTCCCATTGAAATTATTAGTGCTGATTCTATGCAAGTATGAATCTTTTCTTGTTTCTTCTATGTATGTGTACACACACTTGTCTTGTATGTAATTGTAATGGGTCATGAAAAATTGATTCCTTTATGTGATTTGATTAGGTTTATCAGGGATTAGATGTTTTGACTAACAAAGTCCCCGTGCATGAACAGAaaggtctctctctctctctctctatctctctctctctccctctctctcatctctcccccctccctctctccctctccctctccctctctccctctctgtgtgtgtgtctgtgtgtTTTAACAGATATATTCTTTTGTATGAATAATTTTAGTTGTTTGTTTATGCAATTGATTAGGCGTACCACACCATCTATTGGGTACAATTAGTCCTGATGTTGAATTTACTGTTAAAGATTTTCGAGACAAAGCTATCCCGGTGAGTGTGACCCTTTTTTTCCATACATGTAAATTTAAATATGTTATTATGGTTTCAGTTAGCTAGTTTCGGTTGTATTTTTTCTTGTTTACAATTATTATTTATTGACTGTTTTTCAGCTGATTGATGATATATTGTCCCGAGATCACTTACCGGTCATTGTTGGAGGTACAAATTACTATATCCaggtatttaaaaaaaatcactTTCGTTTAGTTATTTTTAATATTGAATTTGAAACTGATAATAGTTGCAATACCGTAATATATAGTAAAATTGGAGATGGAGATcatgattatttattaaatttacgCAATCCTCACATAGTTATAGATGTCTGTGTGTACATCAAATTATACAAATACACAGAAACCAAAAAAGAAGTTATAAGATTGACAAAGATAGGAAGAGGAACATTGAATTCTGCaacgtgtatatatatatatatatcatgatCAACCTACAACGTCAACTTTGGTGGTGGAAGACAACAAACGCCGAAACATTACGTTCATGGCCGACGAAATCTTCTTAGCCTTTCTAATTATCAAAATACCGCCGTGAGCACCACCAGAGTCCTTCGTCGTTGGTCCATGCATAGACACACTTCTTTTAATCTGACTAGCACAATTTCTTACTTTTTGAGGCATACTTTCCTTTCTCGAAAACGAGTAGCTTCTCAAGTATATTTGCCTGGAGGACATACTATCAATAAATCTAGGCTGGCTTGCTCCATCCAAAAGACCATTTTTTGATAATGACCTCATTAGTCGTGGTGTAGATGGATCAGTATCCCTCCCACGGCCATTTAAACTAACTGACCTTAGGAATTTTGCGTCAGATTCTGCCCCCTTGTACAAGTTTCCGTAGGTAGCTCTTACAGGACACTTTGGAATGTCTATTGCTGCCATATTATACAAGAGATTCCAACCTTAAAACCCTTTAAATACAATCACACAAAAAACTCCCTCTTCtgtatgtgtatgtgtatgtgtatgtatcAGACAAACAACTCTTTATCTTTTGCGATGTGTAAAAATCCACGGATATGTATATTTATAGGCAATACAATCATCTGATCCTAATCTATTTTGAATTGTATACAATAAACTCTTCAATATCCAAAACCCAGACTAATAAGTATATTCATAAGCAAACAGTTTTTTTTAATCCCGATAAAACAGTTTTTTTTAATCCCAATAAATTAGTTAATTGTTTTTCCAATCCCAATTTATTTTGAATTCTGTATTATATAAAGTCCTTCCACAATTAGTATTTCAACCAAAATAATTACCttataattataaataagatACCTACTTGAATTAGGATTCGTTAAATATATTGGAATTCTAGCAGACCCAGTACAATTTGCACAAGTCAGCTGAAAAGCCAATCTTAGACCTACGGCTAAGTATTTAAAATTAAGTATCAAGCCAAAGTACTAAAATATAtgtattaaaaaaatataattaaaataaaaactaattaaGTTACGGTAAGTAAAAACAGTTAGTAAGGCCAATACCAAAATTTAGGTACAGTGCTGAAATTTTTATTGTTCAGCTTTAATGATATAGTATAAATAGTATAGATTAAGGTACCATGCTAGGTCTGGCTTGTTTGCTAAAAGAAATTGTTATTGCTGACAGTCACTTGTGAGCCCATTTCTTCTGGATGAATTGATGGAGGATATGGATGAAAATTGCTCCAGGGAACTCCCTGGTAAAAAATTTCGATTTTGTTTTGTTTATCATCAATGAATCTCTAGTATGTATCATGTATACGTATTTTATGCAACTTTTTTGTACTTTCAGGAGATAAACTTCCCGATTTGGACACTGAGTTTCAGAGAGAATTTTCGAGTTATAGTCATGATCGTCTTCAAGAACTTGATCCGGTAGCGGCCAATAGAATCCATCCAAACGACCATAGAAAAGTGAGGCGTCTGTCTTATTAACTATGTGATTCTTCTTATGTTATAATCTTCAAAATTACCAATTTGCTTATAGTATTTTGAATGGTTTTGGTACCAACTTTGGTGTGTCCTTATTCTTTAACCATTGCTGGTTGCACAAACATTGCAGCTAAAACTTATAATAGCCGGTGATGGTACTTTGAGTATTGTTTATTCACTTCTATTATCAACAGCAAATTGAGTGCTTGCACAATGGCTATATATTTCTAATATTTATATGGCAGTCTTGGATCCTGCACCAGCTGCAGCTGCACCAAGCCAATGCTTTTGTTATAAGAGCAATGTGTAAATGTGTTTGAAGAATAGCCAGTTTGACGATTAGCAATTGCGTAAATTGTGTAAATGTGTTTGACTAATTTATATCTGTTTGGTTTCGGTTAGCCATTCATCATCTTAGGTTGTGCAGAGCTTACTCCTGTAACTCCTCCGAACTTTATAGGTTTGAAACTTTTTTCCTCTCTCTTATTAAATATGAGAGCAACCAGGTCTATTTGCTTTTTCTATTTGACATTGTTGGAGGGGGTGGGGGTGGGGGTGGGGGTGGGGGTGGGAGTGGTGGGATGACAAACTCTTGATACAGGGTTGAATAAGTTATCAGTATTGGGAGAACTAAACATGGAGTTTTAAATTTAGTATCGTAATATTTGGTCACTGATAATCTATAGTTCCGATGGTAATAAATGATTGAAGGTGGTAACAGTTTATACTTGAGTCCTTGAGCTCCACCTTGATGTATAACGAATTATATTATATGTAGACATTGAAATCTTATGTGCTAGTGGAATTGAAAATTTTGCAGATAAATCAGTACCTAAGCTTGTACACTCGATCCGGTGTTCTTCCTAGCAAGCTTCTACGTGGAAAGGCAATGGAGGTTAGTACTGCTATATGTCATAGTCATTATTCTTTATTGTGGCGTAGTACTTGAACTTTAACAACCTTCTGAATGAATTATTATTTGAACTActgaaatatatatttaaaattgtaaaatcTGCGTTTTGCATTTGAAACATGATCTAAGATATTCTGGTTGTTTCTTGTGTTCACCCCACTATCGTATATTTGTATGAATTACACTATTTAACGGAGTTACAGTGAACAATATTCCTTTTTACAGGTATTATTTGATCTATGTAATGTATGCGCAACAGTTTTTACTTGAACAAATTTATAGTATGCATCTTTTTTAAATTTGAGAATCTTAACAAACAAAAAAGATATTAACAGAATAATTTGAGTAGTATGGTGACTGTTTCCAGATCTAGCAGTTTTGtaatataaattttgaaaagGTGTGGCAACATTACAACCATTTAGTCCATATTTTTTAAAGGTATCAGGCAAAATAACAAGCTGATGTTGCTATATATAATGTTCTAATATTGCATTTGGCAGGGCAGAACTGGGGACGTGTTGATCATGTCAGATACAATTGCTGTTTTTTATGTGTGGATGCATCTATTCCTGTATTAGATGAATATGTGGAACGAAGGGTTGATTGCATGGTTGCTACTGGCTTGCTTAATGAAGTTTATGATATATACAACTTGAATATGGACTATACACGAGGTTTGCGCCAGGCTATTGGTGTCCGCGAATTTGAGGAATTTTTACGAGTCTATCTTTCTGAAGGTCGGAATAATAATGATACAGAAAGTATGCAGAAAATGTCAAGAAAAAAACTTAATAACATTTTGAAAGAAGATTTGAGTGCAATTCTACAATCCCATATGGACAACCCACTGAAAACTCTGTTAGCAGATTCCATAGAGAATGTGAAAGCAAACACCCGAAGACTTGTCCGACGTCAAGTAAGAATATTAACATCTGTCATCTGTTTTAATTAATTAGGTTTTAGTTTGAGTTATGCAGCTTATGGTTTCTCCATGTCATAGAAACGGAGGCTTCACCGGTTGCAAGCATTGTTCGGATGGGACATACATGTTGTTGATGCAACAGATTCCCTATTATGTATGTCCCTTTGCCATTATTTGCTGCTATGTCGTTAGTTTGCCAAAGTTGAATGTCTATCCAATTGTTGTTATAATTCTTATGGAAAATATCCCTTAGGTTTCTCTGAATCTTCATGGTTTATGAATGTCATTGATCCTTCTGCGAAGATAATCAGCTCGTACCTTAACAAGGACAAAAGCCTACTTCCTTACTCAGCAGTCAGTAATAGTACTGAGAGATCGAAAGTGATCCAGAGAGACTTGTGGATGCAGCATATATGCAAGGTAAATAATGCTTGTTCCCGAAGATCGTGATTCTCAGGCTATTCAGATTGATGTCACATGTTTAAAAGTTGTTTCTTCCGGCTAATTACTTGTAGGCTTGCGGGAATAGAGTGCTTAGAGGGGATCATGAGTGGGAACAGCACATACAAGGCCGTAACCATCGGAAAAGAATATGTAGTCTTCGAAAGTTGGGTATTCTGTGCAGTGACCAGTAGAAGGCAACATCAGCTAATAGAGGTTCATACTAAAATATATTGCATGCTTGTTTGGCATATTGTGAGAAACTGAGATAAGAGGTGTAAAACTGTAAAACTGCCATTTTTTGAGCGTCATTCGATAGTTTGGATTATTTTCCTGATGTCTAACTTCCTTCTCTAAAACTTCCCGTCAGTTGTTTCATGTTTGTTTCCTTTTTAGAGTCTATTCTTCTTTTGTTCTGTTGTATATTTTTATTGATGGAAGAAAAGGAAACTCATTTCTATGATACCTTAAAATGAACT carries:
- the LOC141693763 gene encoding tRNA dimethylallyltransferase 2, which codes for MSNNDNDETKPNIVVIMGATGSGKSRLAIDLSTHFPIEIISADSMQVYQGLDVLTNKVPVHEQKGVPHHLLGTISPDVEFTVKDFRDKAIPLIDDILSRDHLPVIVGGTNYYIQSLVSPFLLDELMEDMDENCSRELPGDKLPDLDTEFQREFSSYSHDRLQELDPVAANRIHPNDHRKINQYLSLYTRSGVLPSKLLRGKAMENWGRVDHVRYNCCFLCVDASIPVLDEYVERRVDCMVATGLLNEVYDIYNLNMDYTRGLRQAIGVREFEEFLRVYLSEGRNNNDTESMQKMSRKKLNNILKEDLSAILQSHMDNPLKTLLADSIENVKANTRRLVRRQKRRLHRLQALFGWDIHVVDATDSLLCFSESSWFMNVIDPSAKIISSYLNKDKSLLPYSAVSNSTERSKVIQRDLWMQHICKACGNRVLRGDHEWEQHIQGRNHRKRICSLRKLGILCSDQ